The nucleotide sequence TTGTAATAATTTGCTCGCTCTCTAATATTTGTGGGCGTAGAAACTGATAATATTTCGGATATGACGGTAGCTGCTTCTATATTGCCTGATGTATAAGGAGTGGAAAGAAAAGAAAGTGCAGTGACAAGGTCTCCGTTTTTTTCGGCTGCCATACCTTGAGCCAATTTTTTTATATTTGATGTTTCCGATTTATTCTTTGTAATGCTTTTTAGCTCTGTTTCACTAAGCGGAATTTCAAGCCCGGTAAACAAATCTTGAATAATTTCCGAAATAGCTTTTCCGTTTTCGATGTCAATCGGTGCATATTGACCGTTAAAAGAGGCCTTTATTTCATTGGTTGAAATATCATTTACACGGAAGGTTAACGAATAAAGAGTAGGCAGTTTTTGTATTGTTCCGGTTAAAACATATTCAGCATTTGTAAGTTGTCCGAAAGCTGCTGCATTATCAAAAGAATAATGCCCGCTTTCAGAAAGTTTTTGCTCGGCAATAATTACACTTTCATTCTTTCGATCCAATACCTTCATATCAGAAAGTCTTGCAAATTGTCCTGTAAGCGAATCTTGTAAAAATTGAGACATCCAAATGTCATTTTTAGGTGCTTTTTCAAATTGAGGAGCAAGGATTGCGATAGTTTTATCTTTATATTTTGTATTTTTGTGATTAATAACTTTATCTTCTTTATTTTTACGGCTTTTTTTATCAAGAGGATCTTCAATCATTGTCAGACTGAAATCTTTATTTGTATTA is from Treponema denticola and encodes:
- a CDS encoding CsgG/HfaB family protein, which produces MKRFLVLQILMVSITISAVLLFNSCVLLDALLSDTQTSNEKTTGNTNKDFSLTMIEDPLDKKSRKNKEDKVINHKNTKYKDKTIAILAPQFEKAPKNDIWMSQFLQDSLTGQFARLSDMKVLDRKNESVIIAEQKLSESGHYSFDNAAAFGQLTNAEYVLTGTIQKLPTLYSLTFRVNDISTNEIKASFNGQYAPIDIENGKAISEIIQDLFTGLEIPLSETELKSITKNKSETSNIKKLAQGMAAEKNGDLVTALSFLSTPYTSGNIEAATVISEILSVSTPTNIRERANYYKEQIAKWNKIWKDLEKYMNRNYPIIIYDFSKMSDKINSRKNTVDITLKAGIKLVPNRKALVVFNTIWDEWKQIKANKENYEWVRNVSEYHDYEMSFHIQLGLYNKYGELLGNIWYGSWKNIHNLQNMHYKDVRFENQAIPPQFRLFNNAEFYQVIFSDIQIDDKFTEILIPRIIDFQFFENHKRHSNMSGIFSLEEWEAYLEEQE